The Tenacibaculum jejuense genome includes a window with the following:
- a CDS encoding cobyrinate a,c-diamide synthase — protein sequence MAKAFLIAAPWSNSGKTTITLGLARYFSNKNYKVQTFKCGPDYIDTIHHSRAAKRPSINLDSVLMSDTHIQEVFTKYTNEADISIVEGVMGLFDGAVKDQGSSAELAKKLNIPVVLVVNAKAMAYTIAPILYGLKTFDPEVKIAGVLFNFVKTESHYAFLKEACETVGIPSLGYIPPNDDIKIPSRHLGLHIEDKFEELIENAASHIGTHANIKELLNVATSIKNTEIDDVTKEIHLLAKKETAITSVINPIGFHKKIKTKLKIAVAKDEAFTFTYVENLAYLKQLGDVTFFSPIHDTKLPDADIIYLAGGYPELYLEQLSSNAEMKTAIKNAAEDGIKILAECGGMMYLGNQIINADGIAFNMAGVFNFSTTMEQKKLHLGYRKVVFEDETIWGHEFHYSSMIHDQYDSIAKVYTAREKEIATKVFSYKNVMASYIHLYWGAGNFNWLTRLNGINPIGKPLDKEYYFVTFATAKSRISDRMVKYNTSSFIRNLDALIFEEDDLEKMMSLFKKAFKRYDIDVVCFNVLPDHIHILLKVENKEELTTQIKNIKGYTSYKFQRFKEWEKGKQKVWVQKFHRKKISATDGSIERVTNYIKNNHYKHEARWGKEMREFIESLHTQGNQGD from the coding sequence ATGGCAAAGGCATTTTTAATAGCAGCTCCTTGGAGCAATTCTGGAAAAACAACGATAACACTTGGTTTAGCTCGTTACTTTAGTAATAAGAACTATAAAGTACAAACTTTTAAATGCGGACCAGATTATATAGATACAATTCATCATTCCAGAGCAGCTAAAAGACCAAGTATCAACTTAGATAGTGTATTGATGTCAGATACACACATTCAAGAAGTATTCACTAAATATACTAATGAAGCTGATATTTCTATTGTAGAAGGTGTAATGGGATTATTTGATGGAGCAGTTAAAGATCAAGGAAGTTCAGCTGAATTGGCAAAGAAACTTAATATTCCAGTTGTTTTAGTAGTGAATGCTAAAGCAATGGCATATACCATTGCTCCTATTTTATATGGATTAAAAACGTTTGATCCTGAAGTTAAAATAGCAGGAGTTTTGTTCAATTTTGTGAAAACAGAATCACATTATGCGTTTTTAAAAGAAGCTTGCGAAACCGTCGGAATACCTTCTTTAGGATATATTCCTCCAAACGACGATATTAAAATTCCTTCGAGACATTTAGGTTTACATATTGAAGATAAATTCGAAGAGTTAATAGAAAACGCAGCAAGTCATATTGGTACACATGCTAATATAAAAGAACTTTTAAATGTTGCAACTTCGATTAAAAACACAGAAATAGATGATGTTACCAAGGAGATTCATCTCCTTGCAAAAAAAGAAACAGCTATTACCAGTGTGATTAATCCCATTGGCTTTCACAAGAAAATAAAAACTAAATTAAAAATAGCTGTAGCTAAAGATGAAGCCTTCACGTTTACTTATGTTGAAAACTTAGCCTACTTAAAGCAGTTAGGCGATGTAACGTTTTTTAGTCCAATCCACGATACAAAGTTACCTGATGCTGATATTATTTATTTAGCAGGAGGGTATCCAGAATTATATTTAGAACAGTTAAGTTCGAATGCTGAAATGAAAACAGCTATTAAAAACGCAGCTGAAGATGGAATTAAGATTCTAGCAGAATGTGGAGGAATGATGTACTTAGGAAATCAAATTATTAATGCTGATGGAATTGCTTTTAACATGGCGGGAGTTTTTAATTTTAGTACAACGATGGAGCAAAAGAAATTACATTTAGGATATAGAAAAGTTGTTTTCGAAGACGAAACGATTTGGGGACATGAATTTCATTATTCCTCGATGATTCATGATCAATACGATTCTATAGCAAAAGTTTATACAGCAAGAGAAAAAGAAATAGCAACTAAAGTATTTTCATACAAAAATGTAATGGCAAGTTACATCCATTTGTACTGGGGAGCAGGAAACTTTAATTGGTTGACTAGACTCAATGGGATTAATCCCATTGGAAAACCCCTTGATAAAGAATATTACTTTGTAACCTTTGCGACAGCAAAATCTCGAATTTCAGATAGAATGGTAAAATATAATACCTCTAGTTTTATAAGAAATTTAGATGCTTTAATTTTTGAAGAAGATGATTTAGAAAAAATGATGAGTTTATTCAAAAAAGCGTTTAAAAGATATGATATAGATGTAGTTTGTTTTAATGTTTTACCTGACCATATTCATATTTTACTGAAGGTAGAAAACAAAGAAGAGTTGACAACTCAGATAAAAAATATAAAAGGATATACTTCGTATAAATTCCAGCGATTTAAAGAATGGGAAAAAGGAAAACAGAAAGTTTGGGTACAGAAATTTCATAGAAAGAAAATATCTGCAACGGATGGTTCAATAGAAAGAGTCACGAATTATATCAAAAATAATCATTACAAACACGAAGCGCGTTGGGGTAAGGAAATGAGAGAATTCATTGAGTCACTTCACACTCAAGGTAACCAAGGGGATTAA
- a CDS encoding AAA family ATPase gives MQNKINFPFTAIVGQDDFKLCLLLNLIDPTIGGVLATGDKGTGKTTTVRALSQLMGEDFPFVNLPIGATEDRVLGSVNLEALINQKKTIVDKGLLAKSHQGFLYIDEINLLNDYLMDVLLDAAASGGYHLEREGISEWLDSRFCLVGTMNPEEGELRPQLKDRFGLSVAISTPKDITLRKKIALQRLNFDTNTTEFYKRLKEEESALKAEVLSAKNKLVDVVLSEKVQNEAAKLTVEANVEGLRADILLLKTTRAYAALLGESETTEAMLYKIAPFVLAHRSSDFTPPKEKENSTEQNSKEEEKKENTEPQQGSNSFQLPEQIKNGLQFSIPQASKKKVVALPTNNELIKSPYIAKEADRIALVKTIKNYIVTQKFTKIYQQITEKASAKIVFLLDTSASMAVDKQLGYIKGIVQKTIVSYPAKKIEYAIVVLENSSAKILQYFTTDSKRIHEVSYQLRAGGKTNLGSAFSKVFELLKSINIKTVQLFVLTDGKINAGHENPFDFAVKNYKMYLSKLSNTTIVDTENGFVKLGRAKRLAEVLNLRYIPFSSL, from the coding sequence ATGCAAAACAAAATTAATTTTCCATTTACTGCTATTGTCGGTCAAGATGATTTTAAATTATGCTTGCTGCTGAATCTAATAGATCCAACTATTGGAGGAGTTTTAGCTACTGGAGATAAAGGAACTGGAAAAACAACTACAGTTAGAGCATTAAGTCAATTAATGGGGGAAGATTTTCCGTTTGTAAACTTACCTATTGGCGCAACTGAAGACCGTGTATTAGGAAGTGTAAATTTAGAAGCACTTATTAATCAGAAAAAAACTATTGTAGATAAAGGTTTATTAGCAAAATCACATCAAGGATTTTTATATATAGATGAAATCAACTTGTTGAATGACTATTTAATGGATGTGTTATTAGATGCTGCTGCATCTGGAGGATATCATTTAGAAAGAGAAGGAATTTCTGAATGGTTAGACAGCAGATTTTGTTTAGTTGGTACTATGAATCCTGAAGAAGGAGAACTACGTCCACAACTAAAAGATAGATTCGGATTAAGTGTTGCTATTTCAACACCAAAAGATATTACGCTTCGAAAAAAAATAGCATTACAACGTTTAAATTTTGATACGAATACTACTGAGTTTTATAAAAGACTAAAAGAAGAAGAATCAGCATTAAAAGCAGAAGTTCTTTCAGCAAAAAATAAATTAGTAGATGTAGTATTATCAGAAAAAGTACAAAATGAAGCTGCTAAATTAACTGTTGAAGCCAATGTAGAAGGATTAAGAGCAGATATACTTTTGTTAAAAACTACTAGAGCTTATGCCGCTTTATTAGGAGAAAGCGAAACTACAGAAGCAATGTTATATAAAATAGCACCTTTTGTTTTAGCACATAGGAGTAGTGATTTTACTCCGCCAAAGGAAAAAGAGAATTCAACTGAGCAAAATTCAAAAGAAGAAGAGAAGAAAGAAAATACAGAACCTCAACAAGGATCAAATTCGTTTCAACTTCCAGAACAGATTAAAAACGGATTGCAATTTTCTATTCCTCAAGCCTCAAAAAAAAAAGTAGTAGCACTACCAACAAATAATGAACTCATAAAGAGTCCATATATAGCTAAAGAAGCAGATCGTATAGCTTTAGTAAAAACAATTAAAAATTATATTGTAACACAGAAGTTTACTAAGATATATCAACAAATTACTGAAAAAGCATCAGCTAAAATTGTTTTTTTATTAGACACCAGTGCTTCTATGGCAGTTGATAAGCAATTAGGGTATATTAAAGGAATTGTTCAAAAAACAATAGTTTCTTATCCAGCAAAAAAGATAGAATATGCTATTGTAGTTTTAGAAAATTCATCAGCAAAAATTTTACAATATTTTACTACAGATAGTAAGCGAATACATGAAGTCAGTTATCAATTAAGAGCAGGAGGGAAAACAAACTTAGGAAGTGCTTTTTCAAAAGTATTTGAGTTGTTGAAATCAATAAATATTAAAACCGTACAACTATTTGTGTTAACAGATGGAAAGATTAATGCAGGACACGAAAATCCATTTGATTTTGCGGTGAAAAATTACAAAATGTATTTGTCTAAATTATCAAATACCACCATCGTAGATACAGAAAATGGTTTTGTGAAATTAGGTAGAGCAAAACGTTTGGCAGAAGTTTTAAATTTACGATACATACCTTTTTCATCATTATAA
- a CDS encoding sulfite exporter TauE/SafE family protein: MSFLNFTRPLIAGVLHSFEPDHVSAVSVLAAENAINKKKVTFKTVFTASQWAFGHSVTLLLFGGIALLFRSVLLSFIEDISYFAEIAVGPIMIWLGITAIRRNHKLKDMMSDHKKIEEHEHDPNNMIHLHGKSGEEIAMNPINRSFWIGMLHGLAGTGGALTSALVISASTITEAIWILVIESLGVIFAMAAYSYVLIFTMSRFIERNMSIFKWLNASIGIISIIIGGIWMYKTLLG, from the coding sequence ATGAGTTTTTTAAACTTTACACGACCATTAATTGCAGGAGTTTTACATTCTTTTGAACCCGATCATGTTTCTGCAGTTTCAGTATTAGCAGCGGAAAACGCAATCAATAAGAAAAAAGTAACTTTTAAAACTGTTTTTACAGCTTCACAATGGGCTTTTGGGCATTCTGTTACTTTATTGCTTTTCGGAGGAATAGCATTGTTATTCAGATCGGTATTATTATCGTTTATCGAAGACATCTCATATTTTGCTGAAATAGCAGTTGGACCAATTATGATTTGGTTAGGAATTACAGCAATTAGAAGAAATCATAAATTAAAAGATATGATGTCGGATCATAAAAAGATTGAAGAACACGAACATGATCCGAATAATATGATTCACTTGCATGGGAAATCAGGAGAGGAAATAGCAATGAATCCAATAAATAGATCCTTTTGGATTGGTATGTTACATGGTTTAGCAGGAACAGGTGGAGCACTAACATCTGCTTTGGTAATTAGTGCAAGCACAATAACAGAAGCTATTTGGATTTTAGTTATAGAATCTTTGGGAGTTATTTTTGCTATGGCTGCTTATAGTTATGTACTTATTTTTACAATGAGTAGATTTATAGAGCGTAACATGTCAATTTTCAAATGGTTAAATGCATCAATAGGAATTATATCAATAATAATTGGAGGTATTTGGATGTATAAAACTTTATTAGGTTAG
- a CDS encoding cobalt-precorrin-5B (C(1))-methyltransferase has protein sequence MSDLQEIPDKPLRKGYTTGACATACVKGALLGLISQKKQEKVSVMLPVGETATFYLKDAIISEDKSAITTIKDAGDDPDVTHLAEITTTVSFNTTKEIIFKRGEGVGLVTLPGLEIAVGEPAINPVPRKMMTTVCHKMLSDYNLTDKGVTIEISVKDGEKLAKRTLNSRLGILHGISILGTSGIVTPFSAASYIASIQQGIDVALANNETRLLINSGARSEKALRSTFPDFPEVACIHYGNWIQETFEKIHKEKAIKVVNMGIMLGKASKLAKGHTNTHSNKTTWDKNFIYKLALDSGYNEEISSKVLALNMAGRLQEIFTFDAEEPFYQMLLQKCYEHCYKIAPNVILNLYLINNNNQIISYKKV, from the coding sequence TTGAGTGATTTACAAGAAATACCCGATAAACCTCTTCGTAAAGGATATACAACAGGAGCTTGTGCTACAGCTTGTGTAAAAGGAGCTTTATTAGGTTTAATCTCTCAAAAGAAACAGGAAAAAGTTTCAGTAATGCTTCCTGTAGGAGAAACTGCAACATTTTACTTAAAAGATGCTATCATTTCTGAAGATAAGAGCGCAATCACAACCATTAAAGATGCAGGTGACGATCCTGATGTTACACATTTAGCAGAAATTACAACTACAGTTTCATTCAATACAACAAAGGAAATTATTTTTAAAAGGGGAGAAGGTGTTGGTTTGGTAACTTTACCTGGATTAGAAATTGCTGTTGGAGAACCAGCAATTAATCCTGTTCCTAGAAAAATGATGACTACAGTTTGTCATAAAATGTTATCAGATTATAATCTTACGGATAAAGGAGTCACTATTGAAATTTCTGTAAAAGACGGAGAAAAGCTAGCGAAGAGAACTTTAAATAGCCGTTTAGGAATTTTACATGGGATTTCTATTTTAGGAACTTCTGGTATTGTAACTCCGTTTTCAGCCGCATCATATATAGCAAGTATTCAACAAGGAATAGATGTTGCCTTGGCGAATAATGAAACTCGATTACTAATTAATTCTGGAGCAAGAAGCGAAAAAGCACTTCGAAGTACTTTTCCTGATTTTCCTGAAGTAGCTTGTATTCATTATGGAAATTGGATTCAAGAAACTTTTGAGAAAATTCACAAAGAGAAAGCTATAAAAGTTGTGAACATGGGAATCATGCTAGGTAAAGCATCTAAGTTAGCTAAAGGCCATACAAACACACACAGTAACAAAACAACTTGGGATAAAAATTTTATTTACAAACTAGCATTAGATTCTGGTTATAATGAAGAAATTTCAAGTAAGGTTTTAGCATTAAATATGGCAGGTAGGTTACAAGAAATCTTTACTTTTGATGCAGAAGAACCTTTTTATCAAATGTTACTTCAAAAATGTTACGAGCATTGTTATAAAATAGCACCAAATGTGATATTGAATTTATATTTAATAAACAACAACAACCAAATTATATCCTATAAAAAAGTATGA
- a CDS encoding precorrin-6A/cobalt-precorrin-6A reductase, giving the protein MILVFGGTTEGKQVASFLDETHIPYYYSTKTEVSFQGKGIPIYGALTKHELEQFCITNKVKCIVNASHPFAEVLHQTVAAIEITIPIIRFEREFTKRINHELVTYVSSIEEAIAVFQQKKYDSLLALSGVQTIHKLTSYWKSNTTWFRILDRDSSRAIAEQANFPSEQLLYGYPQHVKEEILLYKELAPKAIFTKESGVNGKLDQKISAALETQIPIVILKKPLLSNRYLCTNSIEELHQKIIVYIE; this is encoded by the coding sequence ATGATACTAGTTTTTGGAGGAACAACAGAAGGTAAGCAAGTAGCATCATTTTTAGATGAAACTCACATTCCGTATTACTATTCAACCAAAACTGAAGTATCATTTCAAGGTAAAGGAATTCCAATATACGGAGCATTAACAAAGCATGAATTAGAACAATTTTGTATTACAAATAAAGTCAAATGTATTGTTAATGCTTCGCATCCTTTTGCTGAAGTTTTACACCAAACTGTTGCTGCTATTGAAATAACAATTCCGATAATTCGATTTGAACGAGAATTTACAAAAAGAATCAATCATGAATTGGTAACTTATGTAAGCTCTATTGAAGAAGCAATAGCTGTTTTTCAACAGAAAAAATATGATTCTTTATTGGCACTTTCAGGAGTGCAAACTATACATAAATTAACTTCATATTGGAAATCGAATACAACTTGGTTTCGAATTTTAGACAGAGATAGTTCACGAGCTATTGCAGAACAAGCCAATTTTCCATCAGAACAGTTGTTATATGGTTATCCTCAACATGTAAAAGAAGAGATTTTGTTATACAAAGAGTTAGCTCCGAAAGCTATTTTTACTAAGGAAAGCGGAGTTAATGGAAAGCTAGATCAAAAAATTTCAGCCGCACTAGAAACTCAAATTCCAATAGTTATTTTAAAAAAGCCTTTGTTGTCAAATAGGTATCTTTGTACGAATTCTATTGAAGAATTACATCAAAAGATTATAGTATATATTGAGTGA